A region of Candidatus Roizmanbacteria bacterium DNA encodes the following proteins:
- a CDS encoding inositol monophosphatase, with amino-acid sequence MFDILQNAARAAAKIQLRYFRTTELDISHKTDHQNIVTKADKESQNVMEQCIVREMKKSKGINEEDIGFIGEEDLNTEGKHHFVIDPIDGTSNFASGIDYFCSSLAYFYKGELQAGLIYRPAHDEMYFAEKGRGAMVIIGGKNVSLNMKRLDTKNLMMSTNFGETMRNADQLPLIEKLMPSYRGVRAFGAVALDLAKVAGNEIGTSVDKGPFIWDISAGKIIIEEAGGVVFDWKGKEIELDLSDRKKRYSLIACHPEIKPIILSLL; translated from the coding sequence ATGTTCGATATCCTTCAAAATGCAGCCCGTGCTGCCGCAAAAATCCAGCTGCGATACTTCCGTACAACAGAACTTGATATTTCGCACAAAACAGATCATCAGAATATTGTCACGAAAGCGGATAAAGAATCGCAGAATGTGATGGAGCAGTGTATTGTACGTGAAATGAAAAAATCGAAAGGGATCAATGAGGAAGATATCGGGTTTATCGGGGAAGAAGATCTGAATACGGAAGGGAAGCATCATTTTGTGATTGATCCGATCGACGGGACTTCAAACTTCGCATCGGGAATAGATTATTTTTGCAGTTCTCTGGCATATTTTTATAAAGGAGAACTTCAGGCAGGGTTGATTTACAGACCTGCCCATGATGAAATGTACTTTGCTGAAAAAGGGAGAGGGGCAATGGTTATCATAGGAGGAAAGAATGTATCTCTAAACATGAAACGCCTTGATACCAAGAATTTGATGATGAGCACCAACTTCGGCGAGACGATGCGGAATGCCGATCAGTTGCCGCTTATTGAAAAATTGATGCCTTCGTATAGAGGCGTACGTGCTTTCGGAGCAGTAGCTCTCGATCTTGCAAAAGTAGCCGGAAATGAGATTGGAACATCCGTTGATAAAGGACCGTTTATATGGGATATATCGGCCGGGAAAATCATCATTGAGGAGGCAGGAGGGGTAGTGTTTGACTGGAAAGGGAAGGAAATTGAACTTGATTTGTCAGACAGAAAGAAACGATATAGCCTTATTGCCTGTCATCCTGAGATCAAGCCGATTATTTTATCATTGTTATGA
- a CDS encoding PAS domain S-box protein — MSFKKNGDTRYIQVSASPIRNRNEEIIAAASIISDITDQKKIELRKDDFVNMASHELKTPLTSIKLYTDIIERKMKHYHDREIQKIIDKNQEQIRRLQILVDDLLDVSRIQTGKLTFQKEIFDIHSVIQDTIELTKEAAAHHPIVYNRGKPVLVYADKFRIYQVLTNLITNAVKYSPKNSEIIIVTEVADKQVIVSVQDSGIGIPESEHEKIFERLYQVFESADQKSPGFGMGLFISKEIIRKHKGKIWVESEPGKGSTFYISLPLAKKPS; from the coding sequence TTGTCTTTCAAAAAAAACGGAGACACCCGATATATTCAGGTCAGTGCTTCTCCGATCCGCAATCGCAACGAGGAAATTATTGCAGCAGCTTCCATTATTTCTGATATCACCGATCAAAAGAAAATTGAACTCCGGAAGGACGACTTTGTCAATATGGCTTCTCATGAACTTAAGACCCCTCTTACCAGTATAAAACTGTATACCGATATCATTGAACGCAAAATGAAACACTATCATGACCGGGAAATTCAGAAAATTATCGATAAAAATCAGGAACAAATCAGAAGACTGCAAATTCTGGTTGATGACCTTCTCGATGTTTCAAGAATCCAGACTGGAAAACTGACTTTTCAAAAGGAAATATTTGACATACACTCTGTCATTCAGGATACCATTGAACTTACCAAAGAAGCCGCAGCCCATCATCCGATCGTATACAATCGAGGCAAACCTGTTCTTGTGTATGCGGATAAATTCAGAATTTATCAGGTTTTGACAAACCTCATTACCAATGCCGTCAAATACTCACCTAAAAACAGTGAGATCATTATCGTGACGGAGGTAGCTGATAAACAGGTCATTGTAAGCGTACAGGATTCAGGAATCGGGATACCGGAATCAGAACATGAAAAAATCTTTGAGCGTCTCTACCAGGTTTTTGAATCGGCCGATCAAAAATCACCCGGATTCGGGATGGGATTATTTATTTCAAAGGAAATAATAAGAAAGCACAAGGGAAAAATATGGGTAGAAAGCGAACCGGGGAAAGGTTCTACCTTTTATATCTCGCTTCCTCTTGCGAAGAAACCGTCATAA